In a single window of the Micromonospora sp. WMMD1155 genome:
- a CDS encoding DUF3320 domain-containing protein: MGGNEGLSAQDRLLRATIHQWRDSLINLSGTNRLLNFRLSKTGAVRVLGPAAAEVLAGLGAGRYFQFRPAEEMGDESERASAEAGRALPAADFETPGKGLRGDVLRTDKPVGDLSAALRNLMRRSNQEFLDRGLWILYLAFGSLTWTDGDKARYTSPLLLVPVRLVPTGVRQLPLLQRADEDPVVNPALMLKLNQLMVTLPSVDDLEDVAYADFLADARSAVVGQAGWRVNDELTLSYFSFAKEAMYRDLLDNEESVAGHPVIQALATGGRGSGGAGFLFDELTDDRIDRDMPAEQIPLVLDADSSQRASVAAALAGRSFVMDGPPGTGKSQTIANMIGALLNAGKRVLFVSEKAAALEVVRNRLHDVGLSAYLLELHSHKATRKEVASALGQALETVPVAPSGMSDLDLDNARRRREELNAYAEAMNMLRAPLNYSLHDVLGMIAKLHTVPAAPASGIAPVDLTVEMFGTVRVTAAALARAWRPASQGRSFVWRGVTHRGSLDARLYAAASALDALAGVTAAHTPLAAAFDVSRLCQASDLARIVAHCVIRPADVPQQWLTAAALDSARGFADRLAAELRELAERQDAASRAAAASWSDIPTTESTPDLDTSALEDLTVAPLHLAGLTSEQATGLADTFAGDAETLQTAGRSLAGLAVMLGLPPVVSFNDAEATLEVARLGGSDNRPERAWLSAEGHSAATRAAQTLQQAIAALVEAEKAAAAQYTDAVLGADVEGLAHRFANDHRGVKKLGGAYRADKRALAAFTCAGVNWQSARDQLQLAIAWKQAARTLTDEEGRYARTLGTYYDGRSTDFERIDRALTAADTAIRQARTTDLRKLADHIAVDATPNSSVLSVADETRARLHDWRSRLAPEPLPAARPELALLSITEAAGWLRTHLTPLRSAAVLAGSVSQAVNRPLTVAESRHLLELRASVDAAYTALAAAGPAYLSILGPLYAGERTDLPSMHTALAWAAQMRACRKGFDEPLTAGQADALQSIVPTPQLDDIERRWAAARADLLAAFEPGRHAELGTELDDYAEAGDLIAALREDSAGQDEWFAYQGARAELVAVGLETAIDFCIAEGISAEQVPLVLERALLQEWADHHLYQDAALRPVRAEDRDSLVAEYRALDRALIGAATSRIITACNARRPRNNLGESGVIRREAGKKKKHMPVRLLLERTRHVTQAIKPCFMMSPLAVSQYLPSDMRFDVVIFDEASQVAPADAVNCIYRGDALITAGDQKQLPPTSFFTAGVADDSDEWDEEAEDGIDFESVLDLMKGSAEFRALTLRWHYRSRHEALIAFSNSSFYKGRLITFPGAEDVGPDVGVELLYAAGTYRRGLSRDNPVEAAKVAERVIHHFTTRPHLTLGVVSFSEAQAAAIEHAVEEARQDRPELDKFFTDDRLDGFFVKNLESVQGDERDVMIFSIGYGPDEAGKTTMNFGPLNRAGGWRRLNVAVTRARFRNEIVASVRASDIVAAAGSEGLRHLRRYLDYAERGLAALALDTSTGGDAESPFEESVISVIRSWGYEVTPQVGAAGYRIDMGVRHPDRPSVYVLGVECDGFQYHSSRVARDRDRLRDQVLRGLGWRLHRIWGTAWYRNRLGEEERLRAAIEKALAAPVRGLLSSLEETIERPAVTTEAAALDLQPTWVTPYQTAVVDRLPYWADPGERGSAHAMRVGVAEVAAVEGPVHITVMHQRLRECWGIGRIGSRIRDNIDAAIRQAGLDRDGDFVRVPGTVVREVRNPVDACSRNVEQVHDDELALALTNLVRDTGGVGRSELSAHAAKLYGWNRRGPDISRRLELLIDRLVADSVLIANGHSLSTDHLPPT, from the coding sequence ATGGGCGGCAACGAGGGCCTCTCGGCGCAGGATCGGTTGCTGCGGGCGACCATCCATCAATGGCGGGACAGTCTCATCAACCTCTCCGGCACGAACCGGCTGCTGAACTTCCGGTTGAGCAAGACCGGGGCGGTCCGGGTGCTCGGCCCGGCAGCCGCCGAGGTCTTGGCCGGTTTGGGTGCCGGGCGCTACTTCCAGTTCCGTCCCGCTGAGGAGATGGGCGACGAGTCCGAGAGGGCATCGGCCGAAGCGGGTCGCGCTCTCCCCGCTGCGGATTTTGAGACGCCGGGCAAGGGCCTCCGGGGCGACGTTCTCCGCACAGACAAGCCGGTCGGGGATCTGAGCGCGGCGCTTCGCAACCTGATGCGCCGATCGAACCAGGAGTTCCTGGACCGAGGGCTGTGGATTCTCTACCTCGCCTTCGGATCGCTCACTTGGACTGACGGTGATAAGGCCCGTTACACCAGCCCGCTGCTTCTCGTCCCGGTCCGCCTCGTTCCGACCGGTGTACGACAGTTGCCCCTGCTGCAGCGCGCGGACGAAGACCCAGTCGTCAACCCGGCTCTTATGTTGAAGCTCAACCAGCTCATGGTTACGTTGCCGTCCGTCGACGACCTCGAGGACGTCGCCTATGCCGACTTCCTGGCTGACGCGCGGTCCGCCGTTGTCGGCCAAGCCGGATGGCGGGTCAACGACGAGCTCACGCTCTCCTACTTCTCGTTCGCCAAGGAGGCGATGTACCGCGACCTGCTCGACAACGAAGAGTCTGTCGCCGGGCATCCGGTGATCCAGGCGCTGGCGACAGGTGGGCGAGGCTCGGGAGGTGCCGGCTTCCTCTTCGACGAGTTGACCGACGATCGAATCGACCGGGACATGCCGGCGGAGCAGATCCCGCTGGTGCTCGATGCCGACTCCTCCCAGCGGGCCAGCGTCGCCGCCGCGCTGGCGGGCCGCTCGTTCGTGATGGATGGCCCACCCGGAACCGGGAAGTCGCAAACCATCGCGAACATGATCGGGGCGCTACTGAACGCCGGCAAGCGGGTGCTGTTCGTCTCCGAAAAGGCAGCGGCGCTCGAAGTGGTCCGGAATCGGCTCCATGACGTAGGGCTCAGCGCCTACCTGCTGGAGTTGCACTCGCACAAGGCGACGCGAAAGGAGGTCGCGTCGGCTCTGGGGCAGGCATTGGAGACCGTTCCGGTCGCCCCGAGCGGAATGAGCGACCTTGATCTGGATAACGCCAGGCGCCGCCGTGAGGAGCTGAACGCGTACGCCGAAGCCATGAACATGCTGCGGGCGCCGCTCAACTACTCGCTGCACGACGTTCTCGGCATGATCGCCAAGTTGCACACCGTGCCCGCAGCTCCGGCGAGCGGCATCGCGCCGGTCGACTTGACTGTCGAGATGTTCGGCACCGTGCGGGTCACCGCTGCGGCGCTGGCCAGGGCCTGGCGCCCCGCTTCTCAGGGGCGCTCGTTCGTCTGGCGTGGCGTCACGCATCGCGGCTCCCTGGACGCGCGACTCTACGCAGCGGCCTCAGCGCTCGACGCGTTGGCCGGCGTCACCGCCGCTCATACGCCCCTCGCCGCCGCCTTCGATGTCAGCCGGTTGTGTCAGGCGTCTGATCTCGCGCGCATCGTCGCCCACTGCGTGATCCGGCCGGCCGACGTGCCGCAGCAGTGGCTGACCGCTGCCGCGCTCGACTCGGCGAGGGGATTCGCGGATCGTCTCGCTGCGGAACTGCGGGAACTTGCCGAACGGCAGGACGCCGCCAGCCGTGCCGCAGCCGCTTCCTGGTCCGATATCCCGACCACGGAGAGCACACCGGACCTCGACACCTCCGCGCTGGAAGACCTCACCGTCGCGCCACTGCACCTCGCAGGACTGACTTCGGAGCAGGCCACCGGGCTCGCCGACACATTCGCGGGCGACGCCGAAACACTGCAGACCGCCGGCCGCTCGCTCGCCGGGCTGGCCGTCATGCTTGGTCTGCCGCCCGTCGTGTCGTTCAACGACGCCGAGGCGACTCTGGAGGTGGCACGTCTCGGCGGCAGCGACAACCGTCCAGAACGAGCGTGGCTGTCCGCCGAGGGCCATTCCGCAGCCACCCGCGCCGCGCAGACGCTCCAGCAGGCCATTGCCGCCCTGGTAGAGGCGGAGAAGGCGGCGGCAGCACAGTACACCGACGCGGTACTCGGAGCGGACGTCGAGGGACTGGCACACCGTTTCGCGAACGATCACCGGGGCGTGAAGAAGCTCGGCGGCGCTTACCGCGCCGACAAGCGTGCTCTAGCGGCGTTCACCTGCGCGGGCGTCAACTGGCAGTCGGCGCGCGACCAACTGCAGTTGGCGATTGCCTGGAAGCAGGCCGCACGCACCCTCACCGACGAAGAAGGTCGGTATGCGAGGACCCTCGGCACCTACTATGACGGCCGCTCGACCGACTTCGAGCGGATCGACCGGGCGTTGACGGCCGCGGACACCGCGATCCGCCAAGCGCGCACCACCGACTTGCGGAAGCTAGCCGATCACATCGCTGTTGACGCGACCCCCAACAGCAGCGTCCTCAGTGTCGCCGACGAGACGCGCGCGCGGTTGCACGACTGGCGGTCGCGCCTGGCTCCGGAACCGCTGCCCGCCGCACGGCCGGAGCTCGCACTGCTCTCCATCACGGAGGCGGCCGGATGGCTGCGCACCCACCTCACCCCGCTGCGGTCAGCGGCTGTGCTGGCAGGGTCGGTCAGCCAGGCGGTGAACCGGCCCTTGACCGTCGCCGAGTCCCGTCACCTGCTTGAGCTCCGCGCGTCCGTCGACGCTGCCTACACCGCGCTCGCGGCAGCTGGCCCTGCGTATTTGTCGATCCTCGGCCCGCTGTATGCCGGTGAGCGGACTGATCTGCCGTCGATGCACACGGCACTGGCCTGGGCCGCACAGATGCGCGCTTGTAGAAAGGGCTTCGACGAGCCCCTGACCGCCGGGCAAGCGGACGCGCTGCAGAGCATTGTCCCAACACCCCAGCTGGACGACATCGAACGGCGGTGGGCCGCGGCGCGTGCCGACCTGCTGGCAGCCTTCGAACCGGGCCGGCACGCCGAACTCGGCACCGAACTCGACGACTACGCCGAGGCAGGCGACCTTATCGCCGCCCTGCGCGAGGACAGCGCCGGACAAGACGAGTGGTTCGCCTATCAGGGCGCGCGCGCTGAACTCGTCGCCGTAGGACTTGAAACCGCCATCGACTTTTGCATCGCCGAGGGCATCAGCGCCGAGCAAGTGCCGCTGGTTCTGGAGCGAGCCCTGCTGCAGGAGTGGGCCGACCATCACCTGTATCAGGATGCTGCACTACGTCCCGTGCGGGCTGAGGATCGCGACTCCCTCGTGGCCGAATACCGGGCCCTGGACCGGGCGCTCATCGGGGCGGCGACCTCGCGGATCATCACTGCGTGCAACGCGCGCCGTCCTCGCAACAACCTGGGTGAGTCGGGTGTCATCCGCCGCGAAGCTGGCAAGAAGAAGAAGCACATGCCGGTGCGGCTGCTCTTGGAGCGTACGCGTCACGTCACTCAGGCGATCAAGCCATGCTTCATGATGTCGCCGCTGGCGGTCAGTCAGTATCTTCCATCGGACATGCGGTTCGACGTCGTCATCTTCGACGAGGCTAGTCAGGTCGCACCGGCCGACGCTGTCAACTGCATCTACCGAGGTGACGCGCTTATCACGGCGGGTGACCAGAAGCAGCTCCCGCCGACCAGCTTCTTCACCGCTGGCGTCGCCGACGACAGCGACGAGTGGGATGAGGAGGCCGAGGACGGTATCGACTTCGAGTCCGTTCTCGATCTCATGAAGGGTTCCGCGGAATTCCGCGCGCTCACGCTGCGCTGGCATTACCGGTCCCGGCACGAGGCGCTCATCGCCTTCTCGAACTCGTCGTTCTACAAGGGCCGCCTCATCACGTTCCCCGGGGCCGAGGACGTCGGGCCCGACGTGGGCGTGGAGTTGCTATACGCCGCCGGCACCTACCGGCGCGGCTTGTCGCGCGACAACCCGGTCGAGGCAGCCAAGGTCGCCGAGCGGGTCATCCACCACTTCACCACCCGCCCGCACCTCACGCTCGGTGTGGTGAGCTTCTCCGAGGCGCAGGCCGCCGCCATCGAGCATGCCGTTGAAGAGGCCCGCCAGGACCGTCCGGAACTGGACAAGTTCTTCACCGACGACCGGCTCGACGGCTTCTTCGTCAAAAATCTCGAATCGGTGCAGGGCGATGAGCGCGACGTGATGATCTTTTCGATCGGATACGGCCCCGACGAGGCCGGCAAGACGACGATGAACTTCGGTCCGTTGAACCGGGCCGGCGGATGGCGGCGATTGAACGTGGCCGTCACTCGGGCGCGTTTCCGCAACGAAATCGTCGCCAGCGTGCGGGCATCCGACATCGTTGCCGCTGCCGGCAGCGAAGGGCTGCGGCATCTGCGCCGCTATCTCGACTACGCGGAGCGCGGCCTTGCGGCTCTGGCGCTGGACACCAGCACCGGCGGTGACGCCGAATCACCGTTCGAGGAGTCGGTCATTTCCGTGATCCGCTCGTGGGGCTACGAGGTGACCCCGCAGGTGGGGGCGGCCGGCTACCGGATCGACATGGGGGTGCGTCATCCTGATCGGCCCAGCGTCTATGTGCTGGGCGTCGAGTGCGACGGGTTCCAGTATCACTCCTCAAGGGTGGCCCGGGACCGGGACAGGCTGCGTGACCAGGTACTGCGTGGCCTCGGGTGGCGATTGCACCGGATCTGGGGCACCGCGTGGTATCGCAACCGGCTCGGCGAGGAAGAACGCCTACGTGCCGCGATCGAAAAGGCCCTCGCCGCCCCAGTGCGCGGGCTTCTGTCCAGCTTGGAAGAGACGATCGAGCGCCCCGCCGTCACCACCGAGGCAGCGGCCCTCGACCTGCAACCGACCTGGGTGACGCCGTACCAGACGGCGGTCGTTGATCGCTTGCCGTACTGGGCAGATCCGGGCGAACGCGGAAGCGCGCATGCCATGCGGGTGGGCGTTGCCGAGGTCGCCGCCGTCGAAGGGCCGGTGCATATCACGGTCATGCACCAGAGGTTGCGCGAGTGCTGGGGCATTGGTCGGATCGGGTCGCGGATCCGGGACAACATCGATGCTGCGATTCGTCAGGCTGGTCTCGACCGCGACGGGGATTTCGTGCGAGTGCCCGGCACCGTCGTCCGCGAAGTCCGCAACCCTGTCGACGCCTGCAGCCGCAATGTGGAGCAGGTCCACGACGACGAGTTGGCGCTCGCCTTGACGAATCTCGTCCGGGACACGGGTGGCGTGGGCCGGAGCGAGCTGAGTGCACACGCGGCCAAGCTGTACGGCTGGAACCGGCGTGGACCGGACATCTCCCGGCGGCTTGAACTGCTCATCGACCGCTTGGTCGCTGACAGCGTACTCATCGCCAACGGACACAGCTTGTCGACCGATCATCTCCCGCCGACGTGA
- a CDS encoding DUF397 domain-containing protein: MTDLTGAIWRKSTRSGDNGGDCVEVATNLPGVVAVRDSKDHTGPVLTFSLDNWSAFVTATKGS, translated from the coding sequence ATGACTGACCTGACCGGCGCCATCTGGCGCAAGAGCACCCGCAGCGGCGACAACGGCGGCGACTGCGTCGAGGTCGCCACCAATCTCCCCGGCGTCGTGGCCGTCCGCGACTCCAAAGACCACACTGGCCCTGTCCTCACCTTCAGCTTGGACAACTGGTCCGCCTTCGTCACCGCGACCAAGGGGAGCTAA
- a CDS encoding helix-turn-helix transcriptional regulator has translation MPDDIGSTVPRRQLGRLLRQFRNEAGVTLDAAAEALEYSRQKIWRLECGQGSVRVLDVKAMCELYGVSPEMTEAMRGLAVETKSKGWWHAYGDAVPSWFELYVGLESAAAHLRRYDESLIPGLLQTKEYARALYRLGGMLSEEERERAVQVRLQRQALLTRRLPAAPRLESMLSEAVLRRGVGGSPVMTEQLAHLIKLSELPNVSVRVLPLAAGPQPGAVAGSFVILDFPATKGGRAAPEPSVVYSESLTGALYLDKPDELAAYQRVWRGLDALALGEAESTDMIKRIAGEMRHD, from the coding sequence ATGCCCGACGACATCGGATCGACAGTGCCGCGCCGGCAACTCGGACGGCTGCTGCGGCAGTTCCGCAACGAGGCCGGGGTGACGCTCGACGCCGCCGCCGAAGCCCTCGAATACAGCCGGCAGAAGATCTGGCGTCTCGAATGCGGCCAGGGCTCGGTCCGAGTGCTCGACGTCAAGGCCATGTGCGAGCTGTACGGGGTGTCGCCCGAGATGACCGAGGCGATGCGCGGGCTGGCCGTGGAGACGAAGTCGAAGGGTTGGTGGCACGCGTACGGCGACGCGGTGCCGAGTTGGTTCGAGCTCTACGTCGGTCTGGAATCCGCCGCCGCCCACCTGCGCCGTTATGACGAGTCACTCATCCCCGGCCTCCTGCAGACCAAGGAGTACGCCCGCGCGCTCTACCGCCTCGGCGGGATGCTGAGCGAGGAGGAACGCGAGCGGGCCGTACAGGTCCGACTTCAACGGCAGGCGTTGCTCACGCGGCGGTTGCCGGCAGCTCCCAGGCTTGAGTCCATGCTGTCTGAGGCGGTACTCCGCCGTGGCGTTGGCGGCTCGCCGGTCATGACCGAACAGCTCGCCCACCTCATCAAGCTGTCCGAGCTACCGAACGTCAGCGTCCGGGTGCTGCCACTGGCAGCAGGGCCCCAGCCCGGAGCGGTTGCGGGATCCTTCGTGATCCTCGACTTCCCGGCGACCAAGGGAGGCCGTGCAGCGCCGGAGCCGTCCGTGGTCTACAGCGAGTCGTTGACCGGGGCGCTCTACCTCGACAAGCCTGACGAGTTGGCCGCCTACCAACGCGTCTGGCGAGGGCTGGATGCGCTGGCCCTCGGCGAGGCAGAATCGACTGACATGATCAAGCGGATCGCTGGGGAGATGCGGCATGACTGA
- a CDS encoding DivIVA domain-containing protein: MNARNQRSDQSSGGATYRSAAYTSLLPWQVRERRFAPTGLGRRGLNPDDVYAFLDRVAVDMAAVYAALAESRRETARIKDGLRRWQTEQARARNERDQVR; the protein is encoded by the coding sequence ATGAACGCCAGAAACCAGCGATCAGACCAGTCGAGCGGTGGCGCGACCTACCGCTCCGCCGCGTACACCAGTCTGCTGCCGTGGCAGGTGCGTGAGCGCCGCTTCGCGCCGACCGGGCTCGGACGTCGCGGTCTGAACCCTGACGATGTGTACGCCTTCCTCGACCGGGTCGCCGTCGACATGGCCGCCGTCTACGCCGCTCTCGCCGAGAGTCGCCGCGAAACCGCACGGATCAAGGACGGGCTGCGCCGCTGGCAGACCGAGCAGGCCCGCGCCCGTAACGAGCGGGACCAGGTCCGATGA
- a CDS encoding DUF2267 domain-containing protein — translation MEYDDFINAVATRAKVSTDQAATLSRATLETLADRISAGQAEDLAYQLPDGLDDHLRKPPPHRRQEQAQPFGLDEFVRRVADHPAIDRAVAGTGVRAVLTTLREAVSRDEFEDAMAQLPKEFRQVVEPVGAGGRQRLA, via the coding sequence GTGGAATACGACGATTTCATCAACGCAGTGGCAACGCGGGCGAAGGTGTCGACCGATCAGGCGGCGACGCTCAGCCGCGCGACGTTGGAGACGTTGGCGGATCGGATCAGCGCCGGCCAGGCTGAGGACCTTGCCTATCAGCTTCCCGACGGGCTCGACGATCACCTGCGCAAACCGCCACCGCACCGAAGGCAGGAACAGGCCCAGCCGTTCGGGCTCGACGAGTTCGTGCGGCGGGTGGCGGACCATCCGGCCATCGACCGCGCGGTCGCCGGTACCGGAGTCCGCGCGGTGCTCACCACATTGCGTGAGGCTGTTTCCCGTGACGAGTTCGAGGACGCGATGGCCCAGCTTCCGAAGGAGTTCCGGCAGGTGGTCGAACCGGTGGGTGCCGGTGGCCGGCAGCGCCTCGCGTAG
- a CDS encoding sigma-70 family RNA polymerase sigma factor yields MASWERVLTDLVNTRGVALKRYAYLLCGDDGDAEDLVQDALVRAFTFRRRDEIENPEQYVRRTVLNLYLDRVRRRGVWRRVMPLAVAPDWVDDDSVAADARYDLRTALLALAPQQRACVVLYYHVDLPIPEIAAQLGCAVGTVKRHLHDARRRLARLLHDDTREDDRAVR; encoded by the coding sequence GTGGCCAGCTGGGAACGAGTGTTGACGGATCTCGTCAACACCAGGGGTGTGGCGTTGAAACGCTACGCCTACCTGCTGTGCGGTGACGACGGCGATGCCGAAGACCTGGTGCAGGACGCGTTGGTGCGGGCGTTCACTTTTCGACGCCGCGACGAGATCGAGAACCCCGAGCAGTACGTCCGCAGGACCGTGCTCAATCTCTATCTCGACCGGGTCCGTCGGCGTGGTGTGTGGCGGCGGGTGATGCCGCTCGCGGTCGCACCGGACTGGGTCGACGATGACTCGGTTGCCGCTGACGCCCGCTACGACCTTCGGACGGCGCTCCTGGCGCTAGCTCCCCAACAACGAGCCTGCGTCGTCCTCTACTACCACGTGGACCTGCCCATTCCAGAGATCGCCGCACAACTCGGCTGCGCGGTCGGCACTGTGAAACGCCACCTGCACGACGCTCGACGCCGCCTGGCCAGGCTCCTGCACGACGACACCAGGGAGGACGATCGTGCCGTCCGATGA
- a CDS encoding low temperature requirement protein A has product MTAGPGARLLRPPTSSGRATFLELFFDLAFVVALTQVSRRFAEQGDETGWALVSGFGRTLLLFLALWLVWSHTAWITSRYEPERSIIQAVVVGTMFAGLVMAVTLPRAMEERALPFAVAYLSVMVVRPLVIAVALRGHPRRLVPFRLAIWATASTPMWLAGALGPDRLLPAWWAVALGVDYLAWILGWPLPKLGASAVGRWRIAGVHLADRYQQMILIALGESILLIGIVFGGADYSAERAAAFAVAFVTSALLWRIYFYRAGLLLPDALSHAGMPGRLGTASERTHLLLVLSVLVTAVGYELVIDHPYGSPRPSWLLFVVGGPALFLVARMRLEYEIFGRVSRALVIGLAALLLFTPALFRWTSMAGLSVVAGVLALVALLDALRSRGRAPQVPAPPVGREPSDRDDSEA; this is encoded by the coding sequence ATGACGGCGGGACCTGGTGCCAGGCTGCTGCGCCCGCCGACGAGTTCGGGTCGAGCCACGTTCCTGGAGTTGTTCTTCGACCTGGCCTTCGTGGTGGCCCTCACCCAGGTCTCGCGACGGTTCGCCGAGCAGGGCGACGAAACCGGCTGGGCGCTCGTGAGCGGCTTCGGCCGTACCCTGCTGCTCTTCTTGGCGCTCTGGCTGGTCTGGTCGCACACCGCGTGGATCACCAGCCGCTACGAGCCGGAGCGGTCCATCATCCAGGCCGTCGTGGTCGGGACCATGTTCGCCGGCCTGGTGATGGCGGTGACGCTGCCCCGCGCGATGGAGGAGCGGGCGCTGCCGTTCGCGGTCGCGTACCTGTCGGTCATGGTGGTGCGGCCGTTGGTGATCGCCGTCGCGCTGCGTGGCCATCCGCGACGGCTGGTGCCCTTCCGGCTCGCCATCTGGGCTACGGCGAGCACGCCGATGTGGCTGGCCGGGGCCCTGGGCCCGGACCGACTTCTCCCGGCGTGGTGGGCTGTCGCTCTCGGCGTCGACTACCTCGCCTGGATTCTGGGCTGGCCCCTGCCGAAGCTCGGGGCCTCGGCGGTGGGCCGCTGGCGGATCGCCGGGGTGCATCTCGCCGACCGCTACCAGCAGATGATTCTCATCGCCCTCGGTGAGTCGATCCTGCTCATCGGCATCGTCTTCGGCGGCGCTGACTACTCCGCCGAGCGGGCGGCGGCCTTCGCCGTCGCGTTCGTCACCAGCGCCCTGCTCTGGCGGATCTACTTCTACCGGGCCGGTCTGCTGCTGCCCGACGCGCTGAGTCACGCGGGTATGCCCGGCCGGTTGGGCACGGCGTCGGAACGTACGCATCTGCTGCTCGTGCTCAGCGTGCTCGTCACGGCTGTCGGTTACGAGCTGGTGATCGACCATCCGTACGGGTCGCCGCGGCCGAGTTGGCTGCTGTTCGTGGTGGGTGGTCCGGCGCTCTTCCTCGTGGCCCGGATGCGGCTGGAGTACGAGATCTTCGGCCGGGTCTCCCGAGCCCTGGTGATCGGCCTGGCGGCTCTGCTGCTGTTCACGCCGGCGCTGTTCCGCTGGACGTCGATGGCCGGGCTGTCCGTGGTGGCCGGTGTGTTGGCCCTGGTCGCGCTGCTCGACGCGCTGCGCAGTCGAGGTCGTGCGCCGCAGGTGCCCGCCCCACCGGTCGGGCGGGAGCCGTCCGACCGGGACGACTCCGAGGCGTGA
- a CDS encoding TetR/AcrR family transcriptional regulator produces MARTEPDARPSAARLRLLTTAMRLFYAEGIHSVGVDRIIAEAQVTRATFYRHFPSKDDLILAYLREIHVLERGLVDAAIAANPGPVDSLLGIAGAIAQNVQSPAFRGCAFLNAAAEYPDTGHPVHQEIIAHRQWFLDTLTMLMAQVHEETADPAARHFVMLRDGAMAAGCLFNPALVSETFLRGVEGLLRINIERQSAETDR; encoded by the coding sequence ATGGCGCGCACCGAACCCGACGCCCGGCCCTCTGCCGCGCGACTCCGGCTCCTCACCACGGCGATGCGGCTCTTCTATGCCGAAGGGATCCACTCCGTCGGCGTCGACCGGATCATCGCCGAGGCGCAGGTGACCCGGGCCACCTTCTACCGGCACTTCCCGAGCAAGGACGACCTCATCCTGGCCTACCTGCGGGAGATCCACGTCCTGGAGCGTGGACTGGTCGACGCGGCGATCGCCGCCAACCCCGGGCCGGTCGACTCACTCCTCGGCATCGCCGGCGCCATCGCCCAGAACGTCCAGTCCCCCGCGTTCCGCGGATGCGCCTTCCTGAACGCCGCAGCCGAGTATCCCGACACCGGTCATCCCGTGCACCAGGAGATCATCGCCCACCGGCAGTGGTTCCTGGACACGCTCACCATGCTGATGGCGCAGGTCCACGAGGAGACCGCCGACCCCGCCGCGCGGCATTTCGTCATGCTCCGCGACGGCGCCATGGCCGCCGGATGCCTGTTCAACCCCGCCCTGGTGTCCGAGACCTTCCTCCGCGGGGTGGAAGGTCTCCTCCGGATCAACATCGAGCGCCAGTCGGCCGAGACCGACCGCTAG
- a CDS encoding TAXI family TRAP transporter solute-binding subunit, which translates to MALDPGTRFGRRAVLLAGAGLLVGCSRGPEAGEVHLRLATGPAGAVYRRIGGALADHISEKVPGATVTTVPSRASTDNIRMLRAGDVHLGLTSLDALIEADGSAPRGLSAICRLYDSHLHLVVMAGSAIGGFRDLEGRRLSVGARDSGTEFTSSRVLRLGPVTVVRRQLSQAESAAALRDGTIDAMFSLTGVPTPAITELAQRHPIRLIPLDAQAGGLCTAYPGPYAPAMIHATAYAGVPATRTVAVPNVLLARDDLPDDLVYAITDTVFTHTGAITSAGRDDAGTLPEAWQINVRTGISTASVPLHPGAAAWFRDRKR; encoded by the coding sequence ATGGCACTGGACCCGGGAACGCGGTTCGGTCGACGGGCGGTGCTGCTGGCCGGCGCGGGGTTGCTCGTCGGCTGCTCGCGGGGACCCGAGGCGGGCGAGGTGCACCTGCGATTGGCGACCGGGCCGGCGGGGGCGGTCTACCGGCGCATCGGTGGCGCGCTCGCCGACCACATCTCCGAGAAGGTGCCGGGCGCGACCGTGACCACGGTGCCGAGCAGGGCGTCCACCGACAACATCCGGATGCTGCGGGCCGGCGACGTGCACCTCGGTCTGACGAGCCTGGACGCGTTGATCGAGGCCGACGGCAGCGCGCCCCGGGGGTTGTCGGCGATCTGCCGGCTCTACGACAGTCACCTGCATCTGGTGGTGATGGCCGGTTCGGCGATCGGCGGGTTCCGGGACCTCGAGGGCAGGCGCCTGTCAGTCGGTGCACGCGACTCGGGCACGGAGTTCACCTCGTCGCGGGTTCTGCGGCTCGGCCCGGTGACCGTCGTCCGCAGGCAGCTCAGCCAGGCCGAATCGGCGGCGGCGCTGCGCGACGGCACGATCGACGCGATGTTCTCGCTGACCGGCGTCCCGACACCCGCCATCACCGAGCTGGCGCAGCGGCACCCCATCCGGCTGATCCCGTTGGACGCGCAGGCGGGCGGACTCTGCACGGCGTACCCGGGTCCCTACGCCCCGGCGATGATCCACGCGACTGCCTACGCCGGTGTCCCGGCGACCCGCACGGTCGCCGTACCGAACGTGCTGCTCGCCCGCGACGACCTGCCCGACGACCTCGTCTACGCCATCACCGACACGGTCTTCACGCACACCGGCGCGATCACCTCCGCCGGCCGCGACGACGCCGGGACCCTGCCCGAGGCGTGGCAGATCAACGTGCGTACCGGGATTTCGACGGCGTCGGTTCCGCTGCACCCGGGCGCGGCGGCCTGGTTCCGCGACCGGAAACGGTGA